One Aegilops tauschii subsp. strangulata cultivar AL8/78 chromosome 2, Aet v6.0, whole genome shotgun sequence genomic window, ATTCCACATGGCCCAGACAACAACAGTAAAGAATTCTCACCATCAGGaggaaaaaagaaacaaaaaagggAAACCGGAAACAAAAAGAACCCAAGGAAAATTGTAGGAAAATATCCTAGTACAAACTCCCGCAGAAAATATCCCAAGGCTTTTTGTTATCTTAAAAAAGATGCAAAATTCTGTTCTCAGCTTCTTCTTTTTCCACAAGCGCGGCAGCCCAGCAAGAGTTATTGGACGCCTTGAACTACCTAGCCCTGCTCCAAGGTGTCATCTTCTGTTACAGGTTTGTCTTGGGTTGTCGTGGGAGTGGTTTCTAAAGCAAGTGACAACTAAACGTGATGACTCGGAACTGCAAGTAATTTACAACTACTTGCGAGTAACAAGAACTGGATATGAGAAGGCCCGTTATATGTGAATGGAAGGAATCTTTTCGCACATTCAGTTCACATAGTCACATCCAATTCACATTTTGATCGCATTTGAGGGGTTAAGATCTTGTACACTGCCATACACATTTTATGGAGACGGAACTACATCAGGCGGCAGAGGGCAAAGAGGGGGGAGTGGCAACTATTGTGAGCAGAGATAAAAGGTTGATGAGTGGTGACACACATACTCCCATGGGATTAACACACATCTTCCAAAATATGATGGTGGCAGAGACACTAGATTAAGGAGACCTACATGACAGATACTGGAACCCAAGCCATGACAACGGTGAATCGCCTTGCATTCAACTTCGACATATTCATTACTAGTTGCTGCAAGGCATGTGTATCCTTGGGAAGCTTACATATTCAGAAAACTGAACCACCGACAGTCAATTCTTTAGTTAGGATAGCGTATTGGCTCAGCAGAGAAAATATAAATCTCCGACGGCTTAGGATGAAGATGAGCAGTGAAAGGCCTAGATCAAGCCCCAGGAACTTCAGTTCTTCATTATTAGTTTATTACTAAGCTGTTGGCTACCATCGAAGCAACCCTAAACTGCAGCACGTCTTTCTTGGCATAGTAATAAACATTGACCATAGAGTAGCTTTCTTCTGTTAACTCAGAGTCAATCATGTGTTCTCACCATCCCTTTTCCGTGGTCTCAGCGTAACGCTGGACTAGAAACCTCACCGCTACTACTGCACAACCATATCCTCTACGTCAAATTGTCATTCGTATATTGCATCTCACCGTCAAAAAGCAAACCATCTGGAGTgagagccaccaaaacccacatCAGGGCCTTCCGGATGTATCCAAAAAATCGCCAGTTCACACTAGTCGCCTCAACAAGGGCGTGCAGGGGCCTTTCACAATGAAGATCCAGCCGCATCAAATAGATCTAGTACGATCCGGATGCCGACAGAAACCAACCGACATTAGATCTGACAGACTGGCCAGCCAGACCATGCAGGGGTAGGGCGCCGCTGATCTAGCCGGAGGCACACCGATGGGAGTCCGCTGAGATCAAAGGTCAGCAGCCGATgaggcaccaccaccaccaccatcagcTGGAGCGCCGCCATGAGCGGCCTAGGATCATATGTGAACTAGGGCGCGCAATCGCGGAGAGGGTCGGGAGGCGCCATAGGATCAAGCAGAGAGGGGAGAAGCATGAGGAAGGGgtgccccaccaccaccacagGCCGGCCAGGAGGCCACCGATGATGGCAGCGAGGGGAAGGAGCGCGTGGAGCAGACTTGCTATGGCGGTGGAGGAGAGTCGCCTCATGAGTTGCTGGAGTGACCTGTGAGACGCGAGAACTGCTTAAAAAGTTACTCGTAGGAACTCAAGACCATGCGATGATTATCAACTACGAGTACTTGCTCGCTGCGAGGGACACAATCACCATGGACTCAAGACTGATCGATGAATTTACATCATGTCTCATACAACAAAGTAATAAATGGCAACACATTGGTTGTTTTCAGTAAAAAAAAGGAGATAAATTTTGATGCATTAATGCCTTTATTATTCGATGATAATGTGGTTGTGGAAAGCATAAAATGTCCAAGTGCTCGGTAAGTACGTTTATTACATTTGCCGCTTCTTCAGCTTAAGTATGAGCCCATTTTTGATCTTCAGTATACAAGACGGCTTGGGCTGTATGCTTTGCCCTTTCATCAGCTCCACGTCGAAGTTCCACATTGTTGAGGCGATGACGGTCTTCATCTGCATAACcgcaatttccttgccggggcATATCTTTGGGCCTGAGTTGAAAACCAAGAACTTGTGAGATGGCACGTACCTCAGGTTGCCATTGTCTGAGAGCCACCTTTCGGGATTATAGTTGAGGCAATCATTACCCCACAGGTCCTCCATTCTCCCCATGGAGTGGACAGAAATAAAGATGGTGTCGCCACTGCGCACCTTATGGCCACTCGGCATGATATCATCGGTGGCTACCGTCTTGCACTCAATAGGCCCCGGTGGGTACAACCTAAGAGTCTCATACAAGACGGCTCTTAGATAGACTAGAGATTTTGTCTCTTCCGGCTCAAAGATCACCATGGCACTTGCACTGGATGCTGCTTTGCTTGATGCAATGGGTGAGAGTTCATTGCGGATGGTTGACACGACGTTAGGTTTCTGGGAAAGGTTGTAGAAGACCCATGTCAGGGTTGCTGTAATTGTGTCCCTCGCAGCGAGGAAGTAGCTGATAATCATCGCAAGCACCAATTCATCATCTGCATAGTCAGGATCATTGAGGAATGGAGGCATAATATCCACACCACTGTGGTCATTACCAGTATGGCATGTGTTGGTCTTCCACCTGTCCATCATCTCCACGACGAACCTTCGAAGCACTGTGTGCGATGTGCTGAGCTTTCTCTCGGGGCCGATGTTTAGCCGCCTCATCAGTTTCCAGCAAGAAGTTGGCATCACATGCCGGAAAAATCCCACCTCCATGACCGTGTCCAAGGCAACCGCTACGTCCATGGGAGGCAAGTCCGAGGATAGGAGGCCAGGGTCCACGCCAAAGAGAGACGTAGCACATAGGTCAAACATAAACCTCAACATCATTTCTTGCATGTCTAATGGGGTTTCGATGCTCACCATGTGGGCGAACAATGGGAGGAGGCTGTTCTTTACCTTGTCGACGCAGTAACTCGCAAGGTTGTCCAGCAACCGCGGGCCGTTGAGCACACCCTTGACTTTGGCGCGCATCCGATGAGCTGGCTCACCATCAATTGTGAAGAGGCTGCCACCCATGATATCGAAGATAGCAGCGAACTCTGCACCCTTTGGAAAGTTAGGGTAGTTGGTAGTGAAAATGTGCTGGATGTTCGCAGGATTGCATGTGACGAAGAACCGCATCCCCGTCCCAGGAGGGCCGTGTGCCCTGAAGTCGTGGCTTGATCCAGTGAGGACCAGGGTGAAATAGGCAGGCATGTTGTGGAGGTTGGCCACAAAGGAAGGGAACATGTGTAGTATTGGCCAGTTTATGGGGAGTGCCATGGAGATGGGCAGGATCCACATTGTTATCCGTAGTGTGGGATATGCTGCCACTTAGATTTATCTTCAATGGACATGCTATGGCTTCATATATATAGATGAGTTCCCTCCATGGCCATATGCTAGCAGCGAGCAATGTGCACACACGCTGTGTCAACATAACTATACTACTGACTTCATTGCGCTCCAAAGCAGGTGTCAGTTGACAGATTTGGTAATAAGTACTTGATAAGTTTCATTCCATATTTTTTTCCCCACCATGACATCTCGATCTCTCTATTGATACGGTGTCTTGCTTGATTGAAGTTGAACCAATAATTGAACCACATTTACGCCAACCGGAAACTGGCAAACTATCCACCTTCATTATCCAAGCAATTAATAGATGAAAGCTGGCCACTCATGGTGCCTCATTGATTGAAATTGGCCCAAGTTTTTTGATCCCGGATGGGGGGAAAACACCGTCTGCAAATAGCATATGAAACCATGCCACTTGTGGCGCCTCACTAATAATTGAAACACGTTGGCACCAATCGGAAGCTGGCAAACATTCTCagcttcatcgtccaagaaattGTTTGGACAAACCTTGGGATGAaccctagctagctagctctctctctctcattcgCTCAGATTGAGATGGAATAAGGAACACACTGGACACAAGGTTTTTCCGGGGACGAACGCCTCACCGCACGAACAGCGCCTCACTTTTGTTAATGTGTGCACATACCCGGCTGACTACAAACACATGTTACATGGCGACCTTTTATACCTGACTCGCTAAGCAACTAACTCCAACGGACCCTCAAGCTCACGTCCGCCCGAGCTCCTCAAGACCCGGACTCCTCTCGTCGTGAGCCATCTGCTCTACCGCAAGAGCCGCAAATCGTCCGAGCTTGCCGCTGGATCATGCCGAACGCTCCCGCGATCAATGCCTATGACTTACctgcacacgcacacgcacacgcacacgtcCACTAACAAACTCTGTGCATGCTAGTTTCTAACTGGCACACTatgcacacgcacacgcacacacgcacagtTGTCACGGCCATGGACCCACGCCCGGCTCgaccaacacacacacacacactgatcAACCCCTCGTGGCTTATTCCTAACAAAAATCACCAGATGAATCTAGCCGCTCATGGGGCCTCATTGATTGAATTTGACCCAAGGGGTTGGATCCCATAAAAAATAATTCACCATCCCTAAATAGAAGATGAAACTATGCCACTTTGTGCCGTTTCACTAATAATTGAACCATACTGACGCCAGTCGGAAGCTGGCAAACTATTCACCTTCATTGTGGTGAAAGTTGGCTGATCATGGCGCCTGGTTGATTGATGTTGACCCAAGGTTTGAATCCGGGATAAAAAAACTTGTTGGCCGGGCACCGATATTTTTGGTTACCACGGTAACCAAAAAATACCGGGCGGTTACCGGTCGAATGTTTTGAACGAATTTTGGATTGGGAAAGTGAGTCCAAATTTTAGTCAAAATTCATTTAAATTCAAAAATTCAGGATTTTGTTTTGATAAGGCAATTTCTCTTGGGCTACCGAGATTTGCGGTATCGCATGGTAACTAATTTTTTTGCTCGGTACCCAAAACCTTGAGTTGAACCGTGTTGATACCAACTGGATAGAAGGTGACAAACTATTCACCGTCATCCTCCAAGAAACTAAATGGTGAAGGCAAGACGTTCATGGTTTCATACTGATTAAAGTTGAACCACGTTTTTCACGTGACAAACTGCCTCACTGTTATCGTCCAGCTAATCTTACTTTTTTAAGAAGTTGATCCTCACTACTCCCAATTCTCTGTACATGCACACTATCCACATAAGCGTTCAATTTGCAAACATCAATCCCCACTACATAATTCTTAATATATTTCTCAATTATTTCATTTGAGAAAACCATGCAGTTTTTGACGTCAACAGTCTTTTAACAGAAGAAGAGATAGATTGGAGGCCTGGGTACAACACCAGGCAACCCGTCAGGATTTTGGCAAAAGCCGTCTACGTGCGTGCCTTTGCAATTAATATCATCGAAGAGTAAGTGGTATCTTCCTGGTGATCACCTCCAATCTCGGTAGTAGTGGTCTCTTTGATTTTACGCTTTCAACTTTCTTGAGCATTCAAACAAAGTGGAGATCAGTATATCAACTACCATATATAGTACCTTGCTTATTAGTAGTTGCAACATAGTTTGATTTAACAAGTTATAAACAAATGTATGATTTTGCTGGTACCTTTGATATTTTTATTTATCTTTTCTAAGGTGCTGATTGGATTTAAATTTTTGCCTGACTGGCCATAAAGGAAAGATTGAAGTAAATCTCTACATGTTGCGGTGGATGATGGTTGTCAACTACTTTTAGCGGTACTCTAAAAATATTAATCTTCAACTTGCAAAATTAAATCACCTGGGCAACATATGCCTTTGACAAATACTTATGTTTATCAAATCATCTTTAGTATCCGTGTATATATATAACAACCGATGTTCAATGTTACATGGCAATATAGTTAACCTTCAAAACACTAATTGAAAAGTTCTATCATGTTGCACTAAAAAAAAAAGATATGTCCTATTTCGTGAGTACTCGAACACATGCCAATTTCTTGCGATCCACGCCCAAAAGAGATCGCTGCTCCATTAGTAGAAGACAACTTTTATCATCTATTGAAACCAAGACGTTTAGCAGTAACAAGACTACTAGATGTCCCGCGACAACGTGCAGGGTATCCATCTAGTTATCATATGAAAGCAAGTACTCTAGGCGTCTCATTGATTGATTTAAGTGTCCTCCAATTAACTAACTATTCACCTTCATCGTCCAAGCGATTAACACATGAAAGCAAGCCACTCATGGTGTTATATTGATTGAAGTTGAATCACGTTTTTCAAGTGACAGACTACTTCACTGTATTAGCATAAATTTGCCTCTAAGTCCGCTAATATTATGATTTTTATTTATCAAAAGATATCTTAGCTGCTAATTTTCTTTTCACATAGATTATCATTTAGTGACGCCATCTACCATTTACTCCGAGAGCTCAAAGCAACATGGTTAAAAAATGAACTCATTTTTATGCCATTTGGCGGTGCTTCTCTCTTCATAGCTGCTAAACTACAAGTCACCCAATTAGCATCACATGTTAGAAAACCGAAAAAATATGTATGAGATTAATATTTTGACACCCAAGATCAAAATTGGCAGATGTCATTAGTAGTATTTTCGACTCGCAAGATCAAAACAGAAACATGATTAATAGTATTTTACATTATACATATAGTGCTAACCTTAGCTGAGAGATCGATCATATTGGAGTTCCAATTGGCCGGCTTGCAGCACGGCCGCATCGTCGAAGCACCAGCTAGTAGCACGGCGGCACTCTCGCATCATTGGCACACAACACGTCGATGGCAGTCGCAGCACCACTGCGTTGTTGCAGCACCGGCCGGTAAGTGACTAAATATGCACGTAACGTAAATAAATGATATACGGAAAAAGATGCTGCATTGTAGCTAGCTTTTTCTACAATGTATAGTCAGCATGAATGGCTTCATACTTGACTGAATTATAAGTACGTACCTGGTTCATGCGCAGTTGCTGCAACAATATTGGAGTAACTAGCTAGCTTTCTGGAGTTGATGCACGTAACGTAACATGTGAAACAGTGCGTCGTGGCCTCAGCACCCACGCGAATAAGAAGACAGGCGGACTGATTGGGTGAATCAGACGGCTGACAAAGCGGACTTATGGATCGATCGGGTGGCTAGGCCCAGCTGATTCCGTGCCAGGATCAGCCGGCTGATTTGTAGCAGCCGCCTTATTTA contains:
- the LOC109751686 gene encoding noroxomaritidine synthase 1-like isoform X1 — encoded protein: MWILPISMALPINWPILHMFPSFVANLHNMPAYFTLVLTGSSHDFRAHGPPGTGMRFFVTCNPANIQHIFTTNYPNFPKGAEFAAIFDIMGGSLFTIDGEPAHRMRAKVKGVLNGPRLLDNLASYCVDKVKNSLLPLFAHMVSIETPLDMQEMMLRFMFDLCATSLFGVDPGLLSSDLPPMDVAVALDTVMEVGFFRHVMPTSCWKLMRRLNIGPERKLSTSHTVLRRFVVEMMDRWKTNTCHTGNDHSGVDIMPPFLNDPDYADDELVLAMIISYFLAARDTITATLTWVFYNLSQKPNVVSTIRNELSPIASSKAASSASAMVIFEPEETKSLVYLRAVLYETLRLYPPGPIECKTVATDDIMPSGHKVRSGDTIFISVHSMGRMEDLWGNDCLNYNPERWLSDNGNLRYVPSHKFLVFNSGPKICPGKEIAVMQMKTVIASTMWNFDVELMKGQSIQPKPSCILKIKNGLILKLKKRQM
- the LOC109751686 gene encoding noroxomaritidine synthase 1-like isoform X3; the encoded protein is MWILPISMALPINWPILHMFPSFVANLHNMPAYFTLVLTGSSHDFRAHGPPGTGMRFFVTCNPANIQHIFTTNYPNFPKGAEFAAIFDIMGGSLFTIDGEPAHRMRAKVKGVLNGPRLLDNLASYCVDKVKNSLLPLFAHMVSIETPLDMQEMMLRFMFDLCATSLFGVDPGLLSSDLPPMDVAVALDTVMEVGFFRHVMPTSCWKLMRRLNIGPERKLSTSHTVLRRFVVEMMDRWKTNTCHTGNDHSGVDIMPPFLNDPDYADDELVLAMIISYFLAARDTITATLTWVFYNLSQKPNVVSTIRNELSPIASSKAASSASAMVIFEPEETKSLVYLRAVLYETLRLYPPGPIECKTVATDDIMPSGHKVRSGDTIFISVHSMGRMEDLWGNDCLNYNPERWLSDNGNLR
- the LOC109751686 gene encoding noroxomaritidine synthase 1-like isoform X2; amino-acid sequence: MWILPISMALPINWPILHMFPSFVANLHNMPAYFTLVLTGSSHDFRAHGPPGTGMRFFVTCNPANIQHIFTTNYPNFPKGAEFAAIFDIMGGSLFTIDGEPAHRMRAKVKGVLNGPRLLDNLASYCVDKVKNSLLPLFAHMVSIETPLDMQEMMLRFMFDLCATSLFGVDPGLLSSDLPPMDVAVALDTVMEVGFFRHVMPTSCWKLMRRLNIGPERKLSTSHTVLRRFVVEMMDRWKTNTCHTGNDHSGVDIMPPFLNDPDYADDELVLAMIISYFLAARDTITATLTWVFYNLSQKPNVVSTIRNELSPIASSKAASSASAMVIFEPEETKSLVYLRAVLYETLRLYPPGPIECKTVATDDIMPSGHKVRSGDTIFISVHSMGRMEDLWGPKICPGKEIAVMQMKTVIASTMWNFDVELMKGQSIQPKPSCILKIKNGLILKLKKRQM